One genomic window of Desulfovibrio desulfuricans includes the following:
- a CDS encoding IscA/HesB family protein, producing MIELTDSARKELDSFFTGKKKDPIRVYMTAGUGGPRLALALDEPNDQDQTEEQAGYTFCINSALLSEVQGVKIDLTYMGFAVEPAVPFASEGNSGGCSSCSSGCGSNA from the coding sequence ATGATCGAATTGACCGACAGCGCCCGTAAGGAACTGGATTCGTTCTTTACCGGCAAGAAAAAGGATCCCATCCGGGTCTACATGACCGCAGGTTGAGGCGGCCCGCGCCTTGCCCTGGCTCTGGATGAGCCTAACGACCAGGATCAAACCGAGGAACAGGCCGGCTACACCTTCTGCATCAACAGTGCCCTTCTGTCAGAAGTGCAGGGTGTAAAAATTGATTTAACCTACATGGGCTTTGCGGTTGAACCCGCAGTGCCCTTCGCTTCCGAAGGCAACAGCGGTGGTTGCAGCAGCTGCTCAAGCGGCTGCGGCAGCAACGCGTAA
- the pyrR gene encoding bifunctional pyr operon transcriptional regulator/uracil phosphoribosyltransferase PyrR, whose product MSTTRLLEKDEMARVLERLASQILERHAACQDVMLVGIERRGADLARRIAALLQARLDRVMPLGTLDINLYRDDWTSLVGKPSIGQSRITESVDEKVIILIDDVLYTGRTIRAALEALLDYGRPRCVELLALIDRGHRELPIHADYVGRVINTSRQEHVDVMLAERDGEDSVNLTTAS is encoded by the coding sequence ATGTCCACGACCCGGCTACTGGAAAAAGACGAAATGGCGCGCGTACTTGAACGCCTCGCCTCGCAGATACTCGAACGCCACGCTGCGTGCCAGGATGTAATGCTGGTGGGCATTGAACGGCGCGGCGCAGACCTGGCCCGGCGTATAGCCGCCCTGCTGCAGGCGCGGCTTGACCGCGTCATGCCCCTGGGAACCCTAGATATCAATCTGTACCGCGATGACTGGACAAGCCTTGTGGGCAAGCCCAGCATCGGGCAGTCCCGCATTACCGAAAGCGTGGACGAAAAGGTTATCATTCTGATTGACGATGTGCTCTACACCGGGCGCACCATCCGCGCCGCTCTCGAGGCCCTGCTCGACTACGGCCGCCCGCGCTGCGTGGAACTGCTGGCCCTCATCGACCGTGGTCACCGCGAACTGCCCATCCATGCGGACTATGTGGGCCGCGTCATCAATACCAGCAGGCAGGAACACGTGGATGTCATGCTGGCCGAGCGCGATGGTGAAGACAGCGTAAATCTGACCACCGCATCGTAA
- the yedE gene encoding YedE family putative selenium transporter, which yields MKSGFNFFSTTTGIIATGLVFGVLAVLLQQMGNPGNMGICVVCFNRDIAGALGFHRAAVVQYLRPEIMGMVLGAFGAALAFGEYKPRGGSAPITRFLLGGIAGIGALVFLGCPWRVILRLAGGDAFALFGLAGLICGVGIGTIFFRMGFSLGRSQGQSKISGLVLPGIMLSFVALYLLNPQVAEQPQSGVLFYSVKGPGAQHAPFILSIGVGLIVGFLAQRSRFCTMGALRDVMLFKQWHLALGFLAMLGAALVLNLYFGAFKPGFENQPIAQPDNLWNFLGMATAGLAFALAGGCPGRQLFMAGEGDNDAAVFAVGLIVGTAVAHNFGLASSPAGVGPHGMAATLAGLAICLCIGFFNCKRGA from the coding sequence ATGAAATCAGGCTTCAATTTTTTCTCCACCACAACAGGCATCATTGCCACCGGGCTTGTGTTCGGCGTGCTTGCCGTGTTGCTCCAGCAAATGGGCAATCCCGGCAACATGGGCATCTGCGTGGTCTGCTTTAACCGTGATATCGCGGGCGCTTTGGGCTTTCACCGTGCTGCCGTCGTGCAATATCTGCGGCCCGAAATCATGGGTATGGTGCTGGGCGCATTTGGCGCGGCGCTGGCCTTTGGCGAGTACAAGCCACGTGGCGGCTCGGCCCCCATCACCCGCTTTTTGCTTGGGGGCATAGCGGGTATTGGCGCGCTGGTCTTTCTGGGTTGCCCCTGGCGCGTTATCCTGCGCCTTGCGGGCGGCGACGCCTTTGCGCTCTTTGGCCTTGCGGGCCTGATCTGCGGCGTGGGCATTGGCACCATATTTTTTCGCATGGGCTTTTCGCTGGGGCGCAGCCAGGGCCAGAGTAAAATTTCCGGTCTGGTGCTGCCCGGCATCATGCTTTCCTTCGTGGCCCTGTATCTGCTCAATCCGCAGGTGGCAGAACAGCCGCAGAGCGGTGTGCTTTTCTATTCCGTCAAAGGTCCCGGCGCGCAGCATGCACCCTTTATACTCTCCATTGGCGTGGGCCTGATCGTGGGCTTTCTGGCCCAGCGCAGCCGCTTCTGCACCATGGGGGCCCTGCGCGACGTGATGCTGTTCAAGCAATGGCATCTGGCGCTGGGCTTTCTGGCCATGCTGGGTGCGGCCCTTGTTCTGAACCTGTACTTTGGCGCGTTCAAGCCCGGCTTTGAAAACCAGCCCATCGCCCAGCCAGACAATCTCTGGAACTTCCTCGGCATGGCTACTGCCGGTCTGGCCTTTGCCCTTGCGGGCGGCTGCCCTGGCCGTCAGCTCTTTATGGCTGGCGAAGGCGACAACGATGCCGCCGTTTTTGCCGTTGGCCTGATCGTTGGCACCGCTGTTGCCCATAACTTCGGCTTGGCCTCCAGCCCCGCAGGGGTCGGCCCTCACGGCATGGCAGCCACCCTTGCCGGTCTTGCCATCTGCCTGTGCATCGGATTTTTCAACTGCAAGAGAGGCGCGTAA
- a CDS encoding sulfurtransferase TusA family protein yields MSTTIDTRGLSCPQPVLMFLTAAKADEHGPFSVLVDNDASLENVSRAARNRGFAVSTTEEGEGITRIDIRKD; encoded by the coding sequence ATGTCTACCACCATCGACACCCGGGGGCTTTCCTGCCCGCAGCCCGTACTCATGTTTCTTACTGCTGCCAAAGCCGATGAACACGGCCCTTTCAGCGTATTGGTGGATAACGACGCCAGCCTTGAAAATGTCAGCCGCGCTGCCCGCAACCGGGGATTTGCCGTCAGCACGACTGAAGAAGGCGAAGGCATAACGCGCATAGACATCCGCAAGGATTAG
- a CDS encoding DUF3343 domain-containing protein, whose protein sequence is MDSGSGGKRGCNDRGLLVFDHTGEVIRAERLLRKAGLDVEVKGPPPELRTGCDMVVVFELVSQARVLDVLEREGLAPSQVVSAHDVLLEPVSLFQIKHLDDRWLMVRAANMKITLDAADGRIVNISGGGCPDVPWVAHRLCGLRLDEAPDPLTMGQTLCCYSLQKAFEELRRQVACGA, encoded by the coding sequence ATGGATTCTGGCAGCGGCGGCAAACGCGGCTGCAACGATAGGGGCTTGCTGGTTTTTGACCACACTGGCGAGGTCATCCGCGCCGAGCGCCTGCTGCGCAAGGCCGGGCTGGATGTGGAAGTAAAGGGGCCGCCGCCGGAACTGCGCACAGGTTGCGACATGGTGGTGGTTTTTGAGCTGGTGAGCCAGGCGCGCGTTCTGGATGTTCTGGAACGGGAAGGGCTTGCGCCCAGTCAGGTGGTCAGCGCCCACGATGTGCTGCTGGAGCCTGTGTCCCTGTTTCAGATAAAACATCTGGATGACCGCTGGCTGATGGTACGCGCCGCCAATATGAAAATTACCCTTGATGCTGCTGACGGACGCATTGTGAATATTTCAGGCGGCGGCTGCCCCGATGTGCCGTGGGTGGCGCACCGGCTGTGCGGCCTGCGCCTTGATGAAGCCCCGGACCCCCTGACCATGGGGCAGACCCTCTGCTGTTACAGCCTGCAAAAGGCCTTTGAAGAACTGCGGAGGCAAGTCGCATGTGGTGCATAG
- a CDS encoding NAD(P)H-hydrate dehydratase, with the protein MWCIAGTLPDPDFALCPAGLEGESTVAGGLLHLPDGQAVPVQRGTAALAATAILACRELGIAPPRLLLAGDPGSGAGSRAIYAWLEQNLAGLSPAGLTFHYLFPDQDWHNRVLMATQALAVPPVMVADAGFMYVAKMSGYADAYDLFTPDLGELAFLADEKAPHPFYTRGFLLAREDDVPPLLQRALEHGNCPKNLIIKGSKDYIVVDGRVIATVDAPSVPAMECIGGTGDLVTGLATAFLCGGAAMDEACTAAARMARLLAQLCAPNPGTQIGELIEMLPEAMRSARSVWPTTLSASSV; encoded by the coding sequence ATGTGGTGCATAGCAGGAACCCTGCCCGACCCTGATTTTGCCCTCTGCCCTGCTGGCCTTGAGGGCGAAAGCACGGTTGCTGGCGGTTTGCTCCACCTGCCCGATGGTCAGGCCGTGCCCGTGCAGCGGGGGACTGCGGCCCTTGCCGCCACAGCCATTCTTGCCTGCCGGGAGCTGGGCATTGCGCCGCCGCGTCTGTTGCTCGCGGGCGACCCGGGTTCCGGCGCGGGCAGCCGCGCCATTTACGCATGGCTGGAGCAGAATCTGGCGGGCCTCTCCCCTGCGGGGCTGACCTTTCACTATCTTTTCCCTGATCAGGATTGGCACAACCGGGTGCTCATGGCCACGCAGGCCCTTGCCGTGCCGCCAGTGATGGTGGCAGACGCGGGCTTTATGTATGTGGCAAAAATGAGCGGCTATGCCGATGCCTACGACCTTTTTACCCCTGATCTGGGCGAACTGGCCTTTCTGGCAGATGAAAAAGCCCCCCACCCCTTTTATACGCGCGGTTTTCTGCTGGCGCGGGAGGATGACGTGCCGCCGCTTTTGCAACGCGCTCTTGAGCATGGCAACTGCCCGAAAAATCTGATTATCAAGGGATCAAAAGACTACATTGTCGTGGATGGCCGCGTGATCGCCACGGTGGACGCGCCCTCTGTTCCGGCCATGGAATGCATTGGCGGCACAGGCGATCTTGTGACCGGGCTTGCAACGGCTTTTTTGTGCGGAGGCGCGGCAATGGACGAAGCCTGCACGGCGGCGGCCCGCATGGCGCGCCTGCTGGCGCAACTCTGCGCGCCCAATCCCGGCACCCAGATTGGCGAACTGATTGAAATGCTGCCAGAAGCCATGCGCAGCGCGCGCTCAGTGTGGCCGACCACTCTTTCTGCATCATCCGTCTAG
- a CDS encoding lysylphosphatidylglycerol synthase domain-containing protein has product MKKYLRYLGSVLVTAVFFLAVYLLYHKLKSYSIAQIRESISQISHGRILCSLLLMVINYIILVGYDWLALKAIHKTLPLPRVGLVSFVGQAVSYNFGALLGGTSVRYRFYSAWGFSLAEIVRLVLMLAVTFWVGALGLCGLIFIISPPVIPDDLLAKMPMTDVRILGVVLLLIACSYLILCCTVRKPVHLFGKEFVFPPPHIAFAQALVAGVDIIAAAGCMYVLLPGNMGISFLDFLPSYLMAQVAVVLTHIPGGVGVFELVILHLTHTTQAQAVFAAVLLFRIIYFIIPLLAAALLLAVYEVRQRSDMLRETGRWLSVLSHSISAYMVFAAGVILLVCAMLPPGKHMLHALRSMIPYEALAVGHFLTAISGAMLLFVSYGLERRQSRGFQLAVLCLCLGIAGALLNGFSWITASMVSIVLLTVCMARRRFYRSSFFWEEPIPGYWLFGALGVLALMASIAWALYHPSWNKAAAWGFDRPHMAAQTLLDFLGIAVGLAAGWLWRVALRLRARRQKAAHHG; this is encoded by the coding sequence ATGAAAAAATATTTGCGTTATCTTGGGTCGGTGCTTGTCACGGCGGTGTTTTTTCTGGCTGTGTACCTTTTGTACCATAAGCTTAAAAGTTACAGCATAGCCCAGATTCGCGAAAGCATAAGCCAGATATCGCACGGGCGGATTCTCTGCTCGTTGCTGCTGATGGTGATCAATTACATCATACTTGTGGGCTACGATTGGCTGGCGCTCAAAGCCATTCACAAAACCCTGCCTTTGCCCCGCGTGGGGCTTGTTTCATTTGTGGGGCAGGCTGTGAGCTACAACTTTGGCGCGCTGCTGGGCGGCACCAGCGTGCGTTACCGTTTTTATTCGGCCTGGGGGTTTTCGCTGGCAGAGATTGTGCGCTTGGTGCTGATGCTGGCGGTCACATTCTGGGTGGGCGCTCTGGGGCTATGCGGGCTGATCTTTATCATAAGCCCGCCTGTCATCCCTGACGACCTGCTGGCAAAAATGCCCATGACAGACGTGCGCATTCTGGGCGTAGTGCTGCTGCTTATTGCCTGCTCCTACCTGATCTTGTGCTGTACCGTGCGCAAGCCCGTGCATCTGTTTGGCAAGGAATTTGTCTTTCCTCCGCCGCACATTGCCTTTGCCCAGGCTCTTGTGGCCGGAGTGGACATTATCGCCGCAGCAGGTTGCATGTATGTGCTGCTGCCCGGCAACATGGGCATATCGTTTCTTGATTTTCTGCCAAGCTACCTCATGGCCCAGGTGGCTGTGGTGCTCACACACATCCCCGGCGGGGTTGGCGTTTTTGAGCTTGTCATACTGCACCTTACCCACACCACGCAGGCGCAGGCCGTATTTGCGGCGGTGCTGCTGTTCCGCATCATTTACTTTATCATTCCGCTGCTGGCAGCCGCATTGCTGCTGGCGGTTTACGAGGTGCGCCAGCGCAGCGACATGCTGCGCGAAACAGGCCGCTGGCTTTCCGTACTTTCGCACTCCATTTCTGCCTATATGGTTTTTGCAGCGGGCGTGATTCTGCTTGTCTGCGCCATGCTGCCGCCAGGCAAGCACATGCTGCACGCCCTGCGCAGCATGATTCCTTACGAGGCGCTGGCTGTGGGGCATTTTCTCACGGCAATTTCGGGCGCCATGCTGCTCTTTGTTTCATACGGGCTTGAGCGGCGGCAGTCGCGCGGGTTCCAGCTGGCGGTGCTGTGTCTTTGCCTGGGGATTGCGGGAGCTCTGCTCAACGGTTTTTCATGGATCACCGCATCCATGGTCAGTATTGTGCTGCTGACCGTGTGCATGGCCCGGCGGCGTTTTTACCGTTCGTCCTTTTTCTGGGAAGAACCCATCCCCGGCTACTGGCTGTTCGGTGCACTGGGTGTGCTGGCCTTGATGGCCTCTATTGCATGGGCGCTTTATCATCCCTCGTGGAATAAAGCCGCTGCCTGGGGTTTTGACCGCCCGCATATGGCCGCGCAAACACTGCTTGATTTTCTTGGCATTGCCGTGGGGCTGGCAGCAGGCTGGCTGTGGCGCGTCGCCTTGCGATTGCGCGCCCGGCGGCAAAAGGCCGCGCATCACGGGTAG
- the greA gene encoding transcription elongation factor GreA: MTSIPISVQGYKKLEDELARLKSERPAIIQAIKEAREEGDLRENAGYDAARERQGMAEARIKYIESRMALYQVVDLDSLKGDKVIFGSTVEVEDVDSGEARSFTILGPDEADPAKGSISFLSPVGQALLGREVGDEVTVDIPRGRVTYEVINISFKGSNVLN; encoded by the coding sequence ATGACAAGCATCCCCATTTCCGTGCAAGGCTACAAAAAGCTGGAAGACGAACTGGCCCGCCTCAAGAGCGAACGGCCCGCCATCATCCAGGCCATTAAAGAAGCCCGTGAAGAAGGCGACCTGCGAGAAAACGCCGGGTACGACGCCGCGCGTGAACGTCAGGGCATGGCTGAAGCCCGCATCAAGTACATTGAATCGCGCATGGCGCTCTATCAGGTCGTTGATCTTGATTCCCTGAAGGGGGACAAGGTCATCTTTGGTTCTACGGTTGAGGTTGAGGATGTGGACAGCGGCGAAGCACGCTCCTTCACCATTCTCGGCCCCGACGAGGCCGACCCCGCCAAGGGTTCCATCTCGTTTCTTTCCCCTGTGGGTCAGGCTCTGCTGGGCCGCGAAGTAGGCGATGAAGTGACCGTGGATATCCCGCGTGGCCGCGTTACCTACGAAGTGATCAACATCAGCTTTAAAGGCAGCAACGTGCTGAACTAG
- a CDS encoding AI-2E family transporter → MTLTLPRLLYLLAALALYMLLWHNPVTIFMAACLSCLSLPLYRTLQMKGRMWRKRLEKTRSGPRWRKFRLSLSSSLPLYAYITTLLSSILVPIAMFALLVTPQAAAGFARLRELQANNFQLPPEWVANIQQWRLNLAEYPRAEKMVSDFLQKLDAFFGDAMSLLLSRSMDFLGGTMTVLWTSFLFFTLTVIFTAYARHIRKISGRIFHIPQAMLCRFTAAIHRALRGILLGVVLVAAAQGILCGIAFAFAGVRQPAFWGLLATLVAPIPAIGTAIVWVPLCLSLWFTGNSMAAVGLALWGVVVVAGVDNILRPLFLQQGIKAPFFVLIIAILCGLASFGPVGLIVGPVLLAFAIQAVEEGNRTYRHDG, encoded by the coding sequence ATGACTCTAACGCTGCCGCGTCTGCTTTACCTCTTGGCCGCGCTCGCGCTGTATATGCTGCTCTGGCACAATCCGGTGACCATATTTATGGCTGCCTGTCTGTCATGCCTTTCGCTGCCGCTCTACCGGACACTACAAATGAAGGGCCGGATGTGGCGCAAACGCCTTGAAAAAACCCGGAGCGGCCCCCGCTGGCGTAAATTCCGGCTTAGTCTTTCAAGCAGCCTGCCCCTTTATGCGTACATAACCACCCTCCTCTCTTCCATACTAGTTCCCATTGCCATGTTCGCCCTGCTGGTGACGCCGCAGGCGGCGGCTGGTTTTGCGCGCCTGCGCGAGCTGCAAGCCAACAACTTTCAGTTGCCGCCCGAGTGGGTGGCCAATATTCAGCAATGGCGGCTAAACCTTGCAGAATACCCGCGTGCAGAAAAAATGGTCAGCGATTTTCTGCAAAAACTGGATGCTTTTTTCGGCGATGCCATGAGCCTGCTTCTGAGCCGAAGCATGGATTTTCTCGGCGGCACCATGACAGTGCTGTGGACAAGCTTTCTGTTCTTTACGCTCACGGTGATCTTTACCGCCTATGCCCGCCATATCCGCAAAATTTCCGGCAGGATATTCCATATACCGCAAGCAATGCTCTGCCGCTTTACGGCTGCCATCCACCGGGCATTGCGGGGCATTCTGCTGGGTGTTGTGCTGGTGGCTGCGGCGCAAGGCATTTTGTGCGGCATCGCCTTTGCTTTCGCAGGGGTACGCCAGCCAGCATTCTGGGGGCTGCTTGCCACGCTCGTGGCCCCCATTCCCGCCATTGGCACGGCCATAGTGTGGGTGCCGCTTTGCCTTTCGCTCTGGTTCACGGGCAACAGCATGGCCGCAGTGGGCCTGGCCCTTTGGGGAGTTGTGGTGGTGGCTGGCGTGGATAATATCCTGCGGCCGCTCTTTTTGCAGCAGGGCATCAAGGCCCCGTTCTTTGTGTTGATCATCGCCATACTTTGTGGTCTGGCGAGCTTTGGGCCGGTAGGCCTTATTGTGGGCCCTGTACTGCTGGCTTTTGCCATTCAGGCAGTGGAAGAAGGCAACCGCACCTATAGGCACGATGGATAA
- a CDS encoding D-alanyl-D-alanine carboxypeptidase family protein, with translation MDKIDTIHSGFGRFAPDDQLGRPQPGRLQQDDKPRSDGFEPTAMDCLRRMAVFSILFCAICATLLAGATEALAARGVRAAILVNMDTGKVLFEKNADMSIPPASLTKVMSMFLTMDAVSAKRLSLDEKIRITPAASTVGGSSMHLRNGERVAVRQLLTGAAVASGNDAITALALRVAGNERQFVRAMNQKAKGLGLSRTEFKNPTGLPAAGQRSTPRDIASLTRAYLRAHPGAQKFHSTRVFTHRNRQMANTNALLGSVRGVNGLKTGWTVASGYNLIVTAQRGNTRILAVVMGGTSRNARDAMATRLIEAGFDGGGDPKKIRRAMGYRR, from the coding sequence ATGGATAAGATAGACACCATACATTCCGGTTTTGGCAGGTTTGCTCCCGACGATCAGCTCGGCAGGCCACAGCCCGGCAGACTACAGCAAGACGACAAACCCCGCAGTGATGGGTTTGAACCGACAGCTATGGACTGCTTGCGGCGCATGGCGGTATTCAGCATTCTTTTTTGCGCCATATGCGCCACTCTGCTTGCAGGAGCAACGGAAGCCCTTGCAGCCAGGGGTGTGCGCGCTGCCATTTTGGTCAACATGGATACGGGCAAGGTGCTTTTTGAAAAAAATGCCGATATGTCCATCCCGCCTGCGTCGCTCACCAAGGTGATGTCCATGTTCCTGACCATGGATGCCGTCAGCGCCAAGAGGCTGAGCCTTGACGAAAAAATCCGCATCACTCCTGCCGCGTCCACCGTGGGCGGCTCGTCCATGCACCTCCGCAACGGGGAGCGCGTGGCGGTCAGGCAACTGCTCACCGGCGCTGCCGTTGCATCCGGCAATGACGCCATTACGGCGCTTGCCCTGCGTGTGGCTGGCAACGAGCGGCAATTTGTGCGCGCCATGAATCAAAAAGCTAAAGGGCTGGGCCTGAGCCGCACGGAATTCAAAAATCCCACGGGCCTGCCCGCCGCAGGGCAACGCTCCACCCCCCGCGATATTGCCAGCCTTACCCGCGCCTATCTTCGTGCGCACCCCGGCGCGCAAAAATTTCACAGCACCCGCGTTTTTACTCACAGGAACAGACAAATGGCCAATACAAACGCCCTGCTCGGCTCTGTGCGGGGCGTCAATGGCCTGAAAACGGGCTGGACGGTGGCCTCGGGCTACAATCTTATTGTTACGGCCCAGCGCGGCAATACCCGCATCCTGGCCGTGGTTATGGGCGGCACAAGCCGTAATGCCCGGGATGCCATGGCAACGCGACTGATCGAAGCAGGCTTTGACGGCGGCGGTGACCCAAAGAAAATCCGGCGGGCCATGGGCTACAGACGCTAG
- a CDS encoding O-acetylhomoserine aminocarboxypropyltransferase/cysteine synthase family protein encodes MKTESLCLHAGYEPGNGEPRVLPIVQSTTFKYATTAEVAKLFDLAEAGFFYSRLGNPTVDAVEQKIAALEGGVGALCTSSGQAASMLSLLNVAQSGDHVVSAASIYGGTFNLFAVTLKKLGIEVTFVDQTASEAELEKAFRPNTRAVFGETLSNPSMDVLDIERFANLAHRHRLPLIIDNTFATPVLCRPFEFGADIVVHSTTKYMDGHALQVGGVIVDSGNFDWASGKFPEFTEPDPSYHGLVYSQAFGKAAYIVKARVQLMRDMGCCQSPQGAFYINQGLETLPLRMERHCRNAEAVAAYLEKHPAVESVNYPRLPGHPQKALADKYMPKGCSGVISLSLKGGREAGARFIDSLKMISLQVHVADIRTCVLHPASSTHRQLTDDQLREAGITPGMVRLSVGVEHVDDIIADLEQALGR; translated from the coding sequence ATGAAAACGGAATCTCTTTGTCTGCACGCGGGCTATGAACCGGGCAATGGCGAACCCCGCGTTCTGCCCATAGTGCAGAGCACTACCTTTAAGTACGCCACCACCGCCGAAGTGGCGAAACTTTTTGATCTTGCCGAAGCGGGCTTTTTTTATTCCCGCCTTGGCAATCCCACGGTTGACGCCGTGGAGCAGAAAATCGCCGCTCTTGAAGGCGGCGTTGGCGCGCTGTGCACCTCGTCCGGTCAGGCGGCAAGCATGCTCTCCCTGCTCAATGTGGCCCAGAGCGGCGACCATGTGGTGAGCGCCGCCAGCATTTACGGCGGCACGTTCAACCTCTTTGCCGTTACTCTTAAAAAGCTGGGCATTGAAGTCACCTTTGTGGATCAGACCGCCTCCGAGGCCGAGCTGGAAAAGGCCTTCCGGCCCAACACGCGCGCCGTGTTTGGCGAAACGCTCTCCAACCCCTCCATGGATGTGCTGGATATTGAGCGCTTTGCCAATCTGGCCCACAGACACAGGCTGCCCCTGATCATCGACAATACCTTTGCCACTCCCGTGCTTTGCCGCCCCTTTGAATTCGGGGCCGACATAGTAGTCCATTCCACCACCAAATATATGGATGGCCACGCCCTTCAGGTGGGCGGCGTCATCGTGGACAGCGGCAATTTTGACTGGGCCTCCGGCAAGTTCCCCGAATTTACCGAGCCCGATCCTTCCTACCACGGCCTCGTCTACTCCCAGGCCTTTGGCAAGGCCGCCTACATCGTCAAGGCGCGCGTGCAGCTCATGCGCGATATGGGCTGCTGCCAGAGCCCTCAGGGCGCGTTCTACATCAATCAGGGTCTCGAAACCCTGCCCCTGCGCATGGAACGCCACTGCCGCAATGCCGAAGCCGTCGCCGCCTATCTGGAAAAGCATCCCGCCGTGGAATCCGTCAATTATCCGCGCCTGCCCGGCCACCCGCAAAAAGCCCTGGCCGACAAGTACATGCCCAAAGGGTGCAGCGGCGTCATCTCCCTCTCCCTCAAAGGTGGACGGGAAGCCGGCGCGCGCTTTATCGACAGCCTTAAAATGATCTCCCTCCAGGTTCACGTGGCCGACATCCGCACCTGCGTTCTCCATCCCGCCAGCTCCACCCACCGCCAGCTGACCGATGATCAACTGCGCGAAGCCGGTATCACCCCCGGCATGGTGCGCCTCTCCGTGGGCGTTGAGCATGTGGATGATATTATCGCCGATCTGGAGCAAGCTCTGGGGCGCTAG
- a CDS encoding hydrogenase small subunit — protein sequence MRIAVGLGKKGGEERLERQGISRRDFMKFCTAVAVTMGFGPSFASEVAAALTGRRPSVVYLHAAECTGCSEALLRTYKPFIDAVILDTISLDYHETIMAAAGEAAEQALHAAVENPNGFVCMVEGAIPTGMDNKYGYIGGHTMYDICKEILPKAKAVVNIGTCACYGGVQAAKPNPTGAKGVNECFASLGVKGINIPGCPPNPLNMVGALVAFLQGQKIELDELGRPLMFFGQSVHDLCERRKHFDAGEFAPSFNSEEARKGWCLYEVGCKGPQTYNNCPKVLFNETNWPVAAGHPCIGCSEPGFWDEMSPFYQN from the coding sequence ATGCGTATTGCCGTGGGTCTGGGCAAAAAAGGCGGAGAAGAGCGTTTAGAGCGCCAGGGCATAAGCCGCCGTGACTTCATGAAATTCTGCACGGCGGTGGCGGTGACGATGGGCTTTGGCCCCTCATTCGCCTCCGAGGTGGCCGCTGCGCTGACCGGGCGTCGTCCTTCGGTGGTGTATTTGCACGCCGCTGAATGCACGGGCTGTTCCGAAGCGCTGCTGCGCACTTACAAACCCTTTATTGATGCCGTCATTCTTGACACCATCTCTCTTGACTACCACGAAACCATCATGGCCGCCGCTGGCGAAGCCGCCGAACAGGCCCTGCATGCCGCCGTGGAAAACCCCAATGGCTTTGTCTGTATGGTCGAAGGCGCCATTCCTACGGGTATGGACAACAAGTATGGCTACATTGGCGGCCATACCATGTACGACATCTGCAAAGAAATTCTGCCCAAGGCCAAGGCCGTGGTCAACATCGGCACCTGTGCCTGCTACGGCGGCGTTCAGGCTGCCAAGCCGAACCCCACCGGCGCCAAGGGCGTAAACGAATGCTTTGCCAGCCTGGGCGTCAAGGGCATCAACATTCCCGGCTGCCCCCCCAACCCCCTCAATATGGTCGGCGCACTTGTGGCCTTCTTGCAGGGCCAGAAGATCGAACTGGACGAACTGGGCCGCCCGCTCATGTTCTTTGGTCAGAGCGTGCATGACCTTTGCGAACGCCGCAAGCACTTCGACGCTGGCGAGTTTGCGCCTTCCTTCAATTCGGAAGAAGCGCGCAAGGGCTGGTGCCTTTACGAAGTGGGCTGCAAAGGCCCGCAGACGTACAACAACTGTCCCAAGGTTCTCTTCAATGAGACCAACTGGCCGGTGGCTGCCGGGCATCCCTGCATTGGTTGCAGCGAACCCGGTTTCTGGGACGAAATGTCGCCGTTCTACCAGAACTAG